Proteins from one Brevibacillus humidisoli genomic window:
- a CDS encoding DUF2634 domain-containing protein: MFPQLQDNQLLKQQDEQTPIPWTYKFDWETKQFRQGPDGRYLRTTSYAEYLEEAAKKILNTRRFRYAIYSERYGVDFLYEVGRMRSGISLATIKTQAQEALEAHSEIERAEVMDIRFEGNGIIFSLEIEGVRGTTRTEVDAWQR; the protein is encoded by the coding sequence ATGTTTCCACAACTGCAAGACAACCAACTGCTCAAGCAGCAGGATGAACAGACGCCGATCCCCTGGACGTACAAGTTTGACTGGGAAACGAAACAGTTTCGACAGGGGCCAGATGGGCGGTACCTTCGTACGACCAGCTATGCCGAGTACCTGGAGGAGGCGGCTAAAAAGATTCTCAACACTAGACGGTTTCGCTACGCCATCTACTCGGAGCGGTACGGGGTGGACTTCTTATACGAAGTGGGCCGCATGCGGTCGGGTATATCCCTGGCAACCATTAAAACACAGGCCCAGGAAGCGCTGGAGGCCCACAGCGAGATCGAGCGGGCCGAGGTAATGGACATCCGGTTTGAAGGAAACGGCATCATATTCTCGCTTGAAATCGAAGGTGTAAGAGGCACAACCAGAACGGAGGTGGACGCATGGCAGCGATAG
- a CDS encoding baseplate J/gp47 family protein, which produces MAAIEKPEMPILRETADQIYQRMVNRLEALAQERGETLPATEEGEFFYDLLYPIADEISEQQQLLEYAFVQGFLPWADGEFLDAHGVFMGLERNIDEADDPYRQRLIDRARTEEGDGRRIDYEQWARAIDGVGGAVAIEKARHDLSIDVYITDSTGQPASAELAQQVRDQLEEKRKALHDLQVLPANVYPVSVSVALILEPDAVMEKVTSEITNQIKTYLKGRSEIVYQVIGSLFLVDGVKDFTNYTLNGGTANLTIPADAVATLELVVTT; this is translated from the coding sequence ATGGCAGCGATAGAGAAGCCGGAGATGCCGATTTTGCGGGAGACGGCGGATCAGATTTATCAGCGAATGGTGAACCGGCTGGAGGCTTTGGCGCAGGAGCGAGGGGAGACTCTGCCAGCTACAGAGGAAGGGGAGTTTTTCTACGATCTGCTCTACCCGATTGCCGACGAGATCAGCGAGCAGCAGCAGCTGTTGGAATATGCTTTTGTGCAGGGATTCCTGCCTTGGGCGGATGGGGAGTTTTTGGATGCTCACGGTGTGTTTATGGGATTGGAGCGAAACATCGACGAGGCAGATGATCCGTACCGGCAGCGATTGATCGACCGCGCACGGACGGAAGAGGGGGATGGGCGCAGGATTGATTACGAGCAGTGGGCGCGGGCAATTGACGGGGTGGGAGGCGCAGTTGCCATCGAGAAGGCACGACACGATCTATCGATCGACGTGTACATCACGGATAGTACCGGGCAGCCAGCATCTGCGGAGTTAGCGCAGCAGGTGCGGGATCAATTGGAAGAAAAACGAAAGGCCCTGCATGACTTGCAGGTGCTTCCGGCCAATGTCTATCCGGTTTCTGTATCAGTGGCGCTGATCCTTGAGCCAGACGCTGTGATGGAGAAAGTTACTTCGGAGATAACCAATCAAATCAAAACCTACTTGAAAGGGCGTTCCGAGATCGTGTACCAGGTGATTGGATCGCTCTTTTTGGTAGACGGTGTCAAAGACTTCACCAACTACACGTTGAATGGCGGGACTGCCAATCTGACGATCCCCGCTGATGCCGTTGCAACGCTAGAACTGGTGGTGACGACATGA